The DNA window CCCGACGGCAGCTTCATCAAGTTTGATGGCAACTCCGCGGTCCTCATCAACAAGGACATGGAGCCCATTGGTACGCGCATCTTCGGGCCGGTGGCCCGTGAGCTCCGCGCCCGTAAGTTCATGAAGATCATCTCGCTGGCGCCCGAAGTCCTCTGAGAGGACCCCAGGCCGGACGGCGAGCAGCCAGAGAGAGGAAGCCATGCAGAAACTGAAGGTGGGAGACACGGTTCAGGTCCAGGCCGGTGCCGAGGCCTCCGAGAAGACCCCCGCGACGAAGCGCGGCAAGGTGCTGAAGATTGACCGGGAATCAGGCCGCGTGACGGTGGAAGGCCTGCGACTGGTCAAGCGTCACCTGCGCAAGACGCCCCAGAACCCCGAAGGTGGCATTGTCGAGAAGCCCGGCACCATCGCCCTGGCCAGTGTCCAGGTCGTGTGCGCCAAGTGCGACAAGGCGACCCGCGTGGGAGTCAAGACCGAGGGTGAGAAGCACCAGCGCTTCTGCAAGAAGTGCAAGGCGCTGATTGACTAGGAGTCCCTGTTGGGGCATGTATGCGCGCCCTTCTGTCCGCCCAGGTGGGTGGGTAGGAGGGCGTGCAGGCAACGAGGGCCTGGTTGTTCACGGGACCCTCGTGGTGGTTTTTGATTTTCAAATGAAGGACTGATCGGACGCGCTGGGTCCACGACGGCGCCCCGAAGCAGAGGATACGACGATGGCTGACGAGAAGAAGGCCGAGCAGAAGGAAAAGAAGGCGAAGCGGGGCAAGAAGGAAGAGGCCAAGAAGGTTGGCTTCGCGGCGAACATCGAGGAAGGCCTCGAGAGCAAGCCGGCCCGCCTGAAGATTCGCTTCCACAAGGAAGGGGTGCCCGCCCTGATGAAGGAGCTGGGCCTCAAGAATCCGATGGAAGTTCCGCGCCTGCAGAAGATCGTCGTCAACATGGGTCTGGGCGAGGCGCTCGCCAACAACAAGATCCTGGAGTCGGCGGTGGACCAGCTCGCGGCGATCACGGGCCAGAAGCCCATCGTGACGCGCGCCCGGAAGTCCATCGCGAACTTCAAGTTGCGTCAGGGCCAGGCCATCGGTGCCGCCGTCACGCTGCGTGGCGCCCGCATGTTCGAGTTCATGGACCGCCTCATCACCGTGGCGCTGCCGCGCGTGCGTGACTTCAAGGGCGTGTCCCCGAAGGCGTTCGACGGGAAGGGCAACTACACGCTCGGCGTCCGCGAGCAGATCATCTTCCCCGAAATCAACTACGACCAGATCGAGAAGGTGAAGGGGCTCAACATCAGCTTCGTCACCACCGCGCGGAATGACGAGCAGGGGCTGGCGCTGATGCGTCACTTCGGCATGCCGTTCCGCCAGTAAGCCCTCG is part of the Myxococcus landrumus genome and encodes:
- the rplX gene encoding 50S ribosomal protein L24, encoding MQKLKVGDTVQVQAGAEASEKTPATKRGKVLKIDRESGRVTVEGLRLVKRHLRKTPQNPEGGIVEKPGTIALASVQVVCAKCDKATRVGVKTEGEKHQRFCKKCKALID
- the rplE gene encoding 50S ribosomal protein L5, with the protein product MADEKKAEQKEKKAKRGKKEEAKKVGFAANIEEGLESKPARLKIRFHKEGVPALMKELGLKNPMEVPRLQKIVVNMGLGEALANNKILESAVDQLAAITGQKPIVTRARKSIANFKLRQGQAIGAAVTLRGARMFEFMDRLITVALPRVRDFKGVSPKAFDGKGNYTLGVREQIIFPEINYDQIEKVKGLNISFVTTARNDEQGLALMRHFGMPFRQ